The DNA region ATCACCATTGCGCCGATCAGACGGTTTTGTGCGTTTTGCAGGATTTCGTCTGCTAACTCCGGACCGCCTGGGGGCGTTTCGTCTGTCACTTAGTTTGAGAAGATGTCCACCCACTTCACTTCCATTTAATGCTCTGATTGCGGCGCTGGCTTCAGTTTCATCCGGCATTTCTATAATACCAAAACCTCTTTTTTTGCCGTCGAATTCATCAGTTATTATTGTTACGGAAGCCACCTTTCCGTGAGATTCAAAAGCAGTTCTCAAATCGGCGCTAATATCAGCATGGGATAGATTACTTACATAAACATTCATCTTCACCTCAAAGGGTTTAGTTTGGGGTCTATCTAATTATAATCACATCTAACTGCTTATTATTAAGTTAATTTATACAAATTTATATAACAAGCCTAAGTCTAATGATAAGCATATTGAATCTTGTAAGGAATAAAAATATTTAATTCAGAATAATGATGTTATGTGTATATTTATCAATAGCATACCAGATATTTATATAAACGATCTTAGTGTGTAATTCGTGCTATTTGTGATATACGTCATATTTCTGAACATTGATAAATGTTATTATAAGGCTGTAGAGATATAGAATACTGTTAGGGAGAGACTAAAATGAAACAAGATAATCTTACAATTATAATGAGTTTAGCAATATTTGCGGGAATTATTGTTGCCATATTTTTTAATAGTTTTACCGCTGGAGCTGCACTGAATCCAACCGCACAAGATTGGAGTGACGATGTTAGTTACATTGCGCTCAAGGCATCCGAATACTGGCGTACACCATCCGTAATTGGTGGCGGATCTGAAAGTTTCAACGGTATAAAAGATATTTCTGATTTTGGAATCACGATTTCAAGTTTAAAAGTGCATTACACAATATCTGAAGTTTCGGATTTTGATTTTGTTATATCAACTAACGACATCATAAATGGTTCGGTAGTTCAAACCAGAGTAAATTTTCAGGGTATAGCAGGATTACCCATTA from Candidatus Neomarinimicrobiota bacterium includes:
- a CDS encoding RNA-binding protein, coding for MNVYVSNLSHADISADLRTAFESHGKVASVTIITDEFDGKKRGFGIIEMPDETEASAAIRALNGSEVGGHLLKLSDRRNAPRRSGVSRRNPAKRTKPSDRRNGDRRK